In a single window of the Paenibacillus sp. MMS20-IR301 genome:
- a CDS encoding response regulator produces the protein MEEYKRTVLYVEDNQLNMALMHHIFKRNLPSVLLLKAETAELGLTIAREMLPDLIILDIGLPGLNGYEAMEILQQDEATCRIPVLGTSAFAQASDIEKARNKGFAAYITKPFQVKLLTATVERLLEGSV, from the coding sequence ATGGAGGAGTACAAGCGGACAGTACTATATGTGGAAGATAATCAGCTCAACATGGCTTTAATGCATCATATCTTCAAAAGAAATCTGCCCTCCGTATTGCTGCTGAAAGCTGAAACGGCAGAGCTCGGCCTGACAATAGCCCGGGAGATGCTGCCGGACTTGATCATTCTGGATATCGGGCTTCCCGGCCTTAACGGATATGAAGCCATGGAAATCCTGCAGCAGGATGAGGCGACCTGCCGTATTCCTGTGCTGGGAACCAGCGCATTTGCTCAAGCATCGGATATTGAGAAAGCCCGTAATAAAGGCTTTGCTGCCTATATCACCAAGCCCTTTCAGGTCAAGCTGTTGACTGCAACCGTAGAACGGCTGCTGGAAGGGTCAGTGTAG
- a CDS encoding Na-translocating system protein MpsC family protein, whose amino-acid sequence MSNTELASQLSSFTGRLLRERFGKGPESIHASIGEQCIALHIRNFIGPVERFLLSKEEEQAFRYTRELLMKSLLPELSAYLKDNMAIEVGELFYDWGIHNASGMIVALIKNDSVVTDNYAGREEVHSQINEVSSKVQKEPVFTDSWWLGPRILIIKREGILIPLEKELIGLGYENTLKTTKRKMEKRYLEDTTTIAPMLGKELSDIYVDWDFDKDTSVIAYTFQ is encoded by the coding sequence ATGAGCAATACAGAACTTGCTAGCCAGCTTTCCAGTTTTACGGGAAGACTACTGCGGGAACGCTTCGGGAAGGGACCTGAGTCGATACATGCTTCTATCGGAGAGCAATGTATCGCACTGCATATCCGCAACTTTATCGGGCCTGTGGAGAGATTTTTGTTAAGTAAGGAAGAAGAACAGGCATTTCGCTACACCCGTGAGCTGCTGATGAAGTCCCTGCTCCCTGAATTGTCGGCGTACCTGAAGGATAATATGGCTATTGAGGTCGGCGAGCTTTTCTATGATTGGGGCATACATAACGCGTCGGGGATGATCGTTGCACTTATCAAGAATGACAGTGTGGTTACCGACAATTATGCAGGGCGTGAAGAGGTTCATTCCCAGATTAACGAAGTGAGCAGCAAGGTGCAGAAGGAACCGGTCTTTACCGACTCCTGGTGGCTTGGTCCGCGTATTCTGATTATCAAGCGTGAAGGTATTCTTATTCCGCTGGAGAAGGAACTGATCGGGCTCGGCTATGAGAATACACTGAAGACGACCAAACGCAAGATGGAGAAGCGATATTTGGAAGATACCACCACAATTGCCCCGATGCTCGGCAAGGAGCTGTCGGATATTTATGTGGACTGGGATTTCGACAAAGATACCAGTGTGATAGCGTACACTTTTCAATAA
- a CDS encoding bifunctional 3-deoxy-7-phosphoheptulonate synthase/chorismate mutase, producing MSNVELDNLRARLDEINGQLLELISERAGIVQEIGVLKEKQGVPKFDPEREKAMLEKLVASNKGPFTSGTIRTLFKQIFSASLDLQSTEHKKSLLVARKNHAEDTVIVLPGDVTVGGLSSLMVAGPCSVESELQTRTVAAALQKAGVKVMRGGAFKPRTSPYDFQGLGMDGLRILREAANEYGLLTISEIVDPRHIEEALDYVDVIQVGARNMHNFELLKAVGEVNKPVLLKRGLSATLDEFVHAAEYIMSRGNMEIMLIERGIRTYEKSTRNTLDISAVPILKQECHLPVLVDVTHSTGRKDILIPCAKAALAAGADGIMVEVHPDPATALSDAQQQLNIEEFNHFFNEVKASGLYR from the coding sequence ATGAGCAATGTTGAATTGGATAACTTGAGAGCAAGACTGGATGAGATTAACGGGCAATTGCTGGAGCTGATTTCGGAGCGTGCCGGAATTGTTCAGGAGATTGGTGTCCTCAAAGAAAAGCAGGGCGTGCCGAAGTTCGATCCTGAGCGCGAGAAGGCAATGCTGGAGAAATTAGTGGCGAGCAACAAGGGGCCTTTCACCAGCGGAACCATCCGTACACTGTTCAAACAGATTTTCTCCGCCTCGCTCGACCTGCAAAGTACAGAGCACAAGAAATCCCTGCTGGTTGCACGGAAAAATCATGCCGAGGATACCGTTATTGTGCTTCCGGGAGACGTTACTGTCGGCGGTCTCTCTTCGCTGATGGTTGCCGGCCCGTGCTCGGTGGAGAGCGAGCTGCAGACCCGTACCGTTGCTGCTGCCCTGCAGAAGGCCGGAGTAAAGGTTATGCGCGGCGGAGCCTTCAAGCCCCGTACCTCGCCTTATGACTTCCAGGGTCTGGGCATGGACGGTCTGAGAATTCTCCGTGAAGCCGCTAATGAATACGGGCTTCTGACGATCAGTGAGATTGTGGATCCCCGTCATATTGAAGAGGCGCTCGACTATGTGGATGTCATTCAGGTCGGCGCACGGAATATGCATAACTTCGAGCTGCTCAAGGCGGTAGGTGAAGTGAACAAGCCGGTGCTGCTGAAGCGCGGGCTGTCGGCAACACTGGACGAGTTCGTGCATGCGGCTGAGTACATCATGTCCCGGGGGAACATGGAGATTATGCTGATTGAACGCGGTATCCGCACTTATGAGAAATCGACCCGCAATACACTCGACATCTCTGCTGTGCCGATTCTGAAGCAGGAATGCCATTTGCCGGTGCTGGTTGATGTAACCCACTCCACCGGACGCAAGGATATCCTGATTCCATGTGCCAAAGCGGCACTTGCTGCCGGAGCCGACGGAATTATGGTGGAGGTGCATCCGGATCCGGCCACAGCCTTGTCCGACGCCCAGCAGCAGCTGAATATTGAGGAATTCAACCACTTCTTCAATGAAGTGAAGGCATCCGGGTTATACCGTTAA
- a CDS encoding PAS domain S-box protein, whose translation MLRQHTEASSPFEHAFRTGTAGVAFLSMSEEWSSVNPAVILLLGYTEEQLLGQQFTEFLYGDSLEIYRHRMGTLTAGEAPFFEVETRMRHADGSAVLLLLHVALVREPSSGAGLYYIVHLTGVSGRETGEGLSPQADEKLYRLIADHIRDIVYLATPGGVCRYCSPSVLEVLGYKPEELIGRNLRSLIHPEDLDSAAAAQPAEQQNIQLRVLNAGGEYLWIEFSLSIVEDGGVPNVLASGRDVTWRKLVEQKLQETVERYTSLKKYNHDAIISLDLEGKIINGNEKAVQLTGYTIPELAGISVGRLIGDHHLQDVIGSSHAQGFTERSIDHVRHKDGHSVEVLTTIAPIIIHQATVGFYIIVKDITEQKKLLIAKETAENTNRAKSEFLAMMSHEIRTPMNGVIGMTDLLLDLVGPASQQREYLEIIRQSGESLLNIINDILDLSKIEAGKTQLHEEPFVLKHCMDSALELLVHKAEGKGLALRVEVNPDVPQQLLGDGERLKQILLNLVGNAVKFTCTGEVKVSVQKLPEEETDQRVTLQFTVADTGIGIPEAARSRLFEPFYQLEQFMSRKAEGTGLGLAISKQLVELMGGRIDLDATAGQGATFVFTVVLQEEKSVAPAEAGSAAVQNSLPPSRSLRILVAEDNAVNQIVLRKILEKRGFTVDVAEDGLQVLEMTGRDSYDLIFMDVQMPGMNGLVATSRIRETQPADKQPVIIAVTANALKGDREICLAAGMNEYISKPLRSEAIAEMIRKFF comes from the coding sequence ATGCTAAGACAGCATACGGAGGCGTCTTCTCCATTTGAACATGCATTCAGGACGGGAACAGCCGGAGTCGCATTTCTGTCCATGTCGGAAGAGTGGAGCAGTGTGAATCCGGCCGTAATCCTGCTGCTCGGGTATACGGAAGAACAATTACTGGGACAACAATTTACGGAATTCTTATATGGGGATTCCCTGGAAATATATAGGCACAGGATGGGGACTTTAACAGCGGGGGAAGCCCCCTTCTTTGAAGTGGAGACCCGGATGCGTCATGCGGACGGCTCTGCGGTTCTGTTGCTGCTGCATGTGGCACTGGTCAGGGAGCCTTCAAGCGGGGCGGGGCTGTATTATATCGTTCATCTGACCGGGGTTTCCGGCAGGGAGACCGGGGAAGGGCTCTCTCCGCAGGCTGATGAGAAGCTGTACCGGCTGATTGCGGATCATATCAGGGATATCGTTTATTTGGCTACACCGGGCGGAGTCTGCAGGTACTGCTCACCTTCCGTTCTGGAAGTGCTGGGGTATAAGCCGGAAGAGCTCATCGGCAGGAATCTGCGCAGCCTGATCCATCCGGAGGACCTGGACTCTGCGGCTGCTGCACAGCCTGCGGAGCAGCAGAATATACAGCTGCGGGTGCTGAATGCCGGCGGGGAATACCTCTGGATCGAGTTCAGCCTGAGCATTGTGGAAGACGGCGGAGTGCCAAACGTGCTGGCTTCGGGGCGTGATGTCACCTGGCGCAAGCTTGTGGAGCAGAAGCTGCAGGAGACGGTTGAGCGTTACACCTCACTGAAGAAGTATAACCATGATGCCATCATATCGCTTGATCTGGAAGGGAAGATCATCAATGGCAATGAGAAGGCCGTCCAGCTTACCGGCTATACGATTCCGGAGCTGGCCGGAATCAGCGTCGGGCGGCTTATCGGGGATCATCACCTGCAGGATGTGATCGGCTCCAGCCATGCGCAGGGCTTCACAGAACGCAGTATTGACCATGTCCGGCATAAGGACGGGCATTCTGTAGAGGTGCTGACCACCATAGCCCCGATTATTATCCATCAGGCTACGGTCGGCTTTTACATCATCGTCAAGGATATTACGGAGCAGAAGAAGCTGCTCATTGCCAAGGAAACCGCAGAGAATACGAACCGGGCCAAAAGTGAATTTCTGGCGATGATGAGCCATGAAATCCGTACGCCGATGAACGGCGTAATCGGGATGACGGATCTGCTGCTGGACCTCGTGGGTCCGGCTTCACAGCAGCGGGAGTACCTGGAGATTATCCGCCAGAGCGGGGAATCCCTGCTGAATATCATTAACGATATTCTGGATCTCTCGAAGATTGAAGCCGGCAAAACCCAGCTGCATGAAGAGCCGTTTGTGCTGAAGCATTGCATGGATTCTGCTCTTGAGCTGCTGGTGCACAAGGCGGAGGGCAAAGGGCTTGCGCTCAGAGTCGAGGTGAATCCGGACGTGCCGCAGCAGCTGCTTGGCGACGGCGAAAGACTGAAGCAGATTCTGCTTAATCTGGTCGGCAATGCGGTAAAGTTTACCTGCACAGGCGAGGTTAAGGTTAGCGTGCAGAAGCTGCCGGAGGAAGAGACGGATCAAAGAGTAACCCTGCAATTTACAGTAGCCGATACGGGAATAGGTATTCCGGAAGCTGCCCGCAGCCGGTTATTTGAGCCGTTCTATCAGCTGGAGCAGTTCATGAGCCGTAAGGCTGAAGGTACCGGCCTGGGGCTGGCAATCAGCAAACAGCTGGTGGAGCTGATGGGCGGACGTATTGATCTGGATGCAACAGCAGGGCAAGGGGCGACCTTTGTATTTACCGTAGTTCTTCAGGAAGAAAAGTCCGTAGCCCCTGCTGAAGCGGGCTCAGCGGCGGTACAGAATTCACTGCCGCCGAGCCGGTCCTTGCGGATTCTGGTGGCTGAAGATAATGCGGTTAATCAAATTGTGCTGCGCAAAATTCTGGAGAAGCGCGGATTTACCGTTGATGTTGCGGAAGACGGGCTGCAGGTGCTGGAGATGACCGGCCGTGACAGCTACGATCTGATCTTCATGGATGTGCAGATGCCGGGTATGAACGGTCTTGTGGCAACCTCCAGAATCCGGGAGACACAGCCGGCGGACAAGCAGCCGGTCATTATTGCAGTAACGGCCAACGCGCTCAAAGGCGACCGGGAAATCTGCCTTGCAGCAGGAATGAATGAGTATATCAGCAAGCCGCTGAGAAGCGAAGCCATTGCTGAGATGATCCGGAAATTTTTCTGA
- a CDS encoding SulP family inorganic anion transporter, with the protein MKQLSSYNNGWFSNTRSDILSGMTVAIALIPEAIAFSILAGVSPMVGLYASFCIAIVTAFAGGRPGMISAATGAMALLVGSLVLSHGIEYLFAATVLAGIIQVLMGMLKLGRFITFLPQPVMTGFVNALAILIFMAQLVHFEGQGWIMYALVALTLVIIYTVPKITRAIPSALVAIIIVSVLSIVLKLDVKTVGDMGNITSALPVFHLPDLPVTWDTLMIIFPYSLSLAVVGLLESLMTATLIDDITGTGSDKNREAKGQGLANIVTGFFGGMAGCAMIGQSMVNMKSGGRTRLSTFVSGIFLLFLILVLGDVVKQIPMGALVGVMIMVCISTFEWSSLKSLTKVPLSDALVMIVTVVTVVATDNLSIGVLFGVLLSALSFAWKIASIKLNVHTAASSTTYKVSGQLFFGTTSHFVHAFMYESDPEQIIIDFTHSHVWDQSAVGAIAKTISKYAELGKRVTIVGLNEESDRLVKRIGLSLSGGH; encoded by the coding sequence TTGAAACAGCTAAGTTCATACAACAACGGGTGGTTTTCCAACACGAGAAGCGATATTTTGTCGGGCATGACAGTGGCGATAGCACTGATACCGGAAGCTATTGCCTTCTCCATTCTGGCTGGTGTGAGTCCGATGGTGGGATTATACGCCTCCTTCTGCATTGCTATTGTAACTGCTTTTGCGGGCGGAAGACCCGGCATGATCTCGGCGGCCACGGGAGCGATGGCCCTGCTGGTCGGCAGTCTGGTGCTTTCACATGGTATCGAGTATTTGTTCGCCGCTACCGTTCTGGCCGGAATCATTCAGGTGCTGATGGGGATGCTGAAGCTCGGAAGGTTCATAACCTTCCTGCCGCAGCCGGTAATGACCGGATTCGTCAACGCCCTGGCTATCCTGATCTTTATGGCTCAGCTGGTGCATTTTGAAGGGCAGGGCTGGATCATGTACGCGCTGGTGGCCCTGACACTGGTCATCATTTATACGGTTCCAAAGATTACCCGGGCTATACCTTCAGCACTGGTTGCCATCATTATTGTGTCTGTACTAAGCATAGTCCTGAAGCTTGATGTGAAGACTGTAGGCGATATGGGGAATATTACCTCGGCGCTGCCGGTGTTCCATCTGCCCGATCTTCCGGTTACCTGGGACACACTGATGATTATTTTTCCCTACTCATTATCACTCGCTGTAGTCGGATTACTGGAATCGCTGATGACGGCAACACTGATTGATGATATTACCGGAACGGGCAGCGACAAGAACCGGGAAGCGAAGGGACAGGGCCTCGCTAACATCGTGACCGGATTCTTCGGCGGGATGGCGGGCTGTGCGATGATTGGCCAGTCGATGGTTAATATGAAGTCAGGCGGACGGACACGCCTCTCTACTTTTGTTTCGGGAATCTTTCTGCTGTTCCTGATTCTGGTCCTGGGCGATGTGGTCAAGCAGATTCCGATGGGTGCACTGGTCGGGGTCATGATTATGGTCTGCATCAGCACCTTTGAGTGGAGCTCGCTGAAGTCATTAACCAAAGTGCCGCTCAGCGATGCGCTGGTTATGATTGTTACAGTTGTTACGGTAGTTGCTACAGATAATCTGTCGATCGGGGTGCTGTTCGGCGTTCTGCTGAGCGCTTTGTCGTTTGCCTGGAAAATAGCTTCCATAAAGCTGAACGTTCACACTGCAGCCTCATCAACTACCTATAAAGTCTCGGGCCAGCTGTTCTTCGGCACTACCAGCCATTTCGTGCATGCATTTATGTATGAAAGCGACCCGGAACAGATCATTATCGACTTCACCCATTCCCATGTGTGGGACCAGTCGGCAGTAGGAGCTATTGCCAAAACAATCAGCAAATACGCTGAGCTTGGCAAGCGGGTAACCATTGTCGGACTTAATGAAGAAAGCGACCGGCTGGTGAAGCGGATCGGCCTCAGCTTGTCCGGCGGTCACTAA